In Pempheris klunzingeri isolate RE-2024b chromosome 5, fPemKlu1.hap1, whole genome shotgun sequence, the DNA window TGTCAAGCTGTCCCCTGAGAGGTATTGTAATGTACACAGAGCTTGTGGTTGGTTTTAATTGTGACATTTATGAGATGTGGGAGAGCAACATTTGTGCTCCGTTTCTCCTGTGCCAAAGCTACCCAGAGGATTCTTTTTTCTGTGAGAGTGAATCGTCCATTAATTGTGGGTACAACTGGTGAATCGATCTGTCAGGTAGTATTTTCCCGAGCTGCAAATTAGTTTCCCTGGAAGCTGTTAGACTAGCTATGAGAGGGTTGCAGTACGTTTCTGCGCAGTGCATGGTAATACTATAATGTGTTACCATAGCTTCCCATGATGCCTATAAAGTTCAAATCAACACATTGCAATTACCATGTATTCCTCAGTGTATAGCTGCCCATAGTGGTTGCCTCCACCAGGAGAGTTAGGACAAGCTTCACTGCTTTATTCTTCTGTATGTCATCCtgggctgaaaaacaagattaaattGGTTCTGCTCAACTATTTGCTGTCAGCTAAAAGTAGATGGTTCAGTCTTACAGTAAAAGGTATCCAGCGAATCGGCGACCAAACGCTCACTCAAACAGACAATGCAGATGCACACGCACAGCCTTGCACTCGTAAACAAATGAAGGAAAGAAATTCAATGGCAGATTCAgatatgcacaaaaaaaagcacacacggAGAAATGCTGGCGCACGCTCATACACAAGCATTAGAAAATACACACTctgtaaacatgcacacagtaatACGCACGGACCACACAGTCAGACATTAGTAGCATGTCAGAAGTCTGTCATTTCTTGTTTGGAAGATGTGAAGGCGTGGGCCGGATTTGTGACCTTTGTTGTGACTGTGAGGCGTGTTTCTCCCTCTTTGCAGAAGATGATTAATTTCTGTTATTTACATTACTGCCCTGAAGGCTCCTCAATAGGCCTcacacatttgtcatttccactgcactgtttttcaaatggaaatgaaataGAATGTACAGCCTCCTGGGTCCGCCTCGCCAAGACTCTTTTAAGCAGAGAAGGCGCAGGAAAAAACTGTATTTGCTCATAATAAAACAGCCGTGTCAACATGGCGCTGCAGCAGTCACACAGTGCAAAGTCTTTTGGCTCcagtaaacaacaaaataatcttGAGGGCTATGAGGTGCTCTGCTCTCACCATTCCCACACTGCTCTTGCATAATTAGATCTCTGATTGGATGGGCACAGTCCATAAACCAGCCATAACACTGGTTCAATccagctgcagagctgcactgcTTTTTTAACATTAGTTTATAGCCTGCAGGAACCATGACGTCCccagatgtctgtctgtgtattccCACACccatgcagcaaacacacacacattttagtgAAACACCTAGTGAATTTATGTTCACCCTGttctcacttcctcttctttctcccttcCAACAGTTCAGGGCTTATTTCTTTCACCTCCTGGGAGTGTGGCGATggagtaaaagaaaagtgagaggaagaaacaggGAGTTAAAGTGAAAGTGAGAAAGACTTGAAGGTGTCCTGAGAGCGATTTTTGCTTTATGGAAAATGCTGCGGCTAATCCTCTGAGTGTCACTGCACTCTCCGCATCCTAAATAAGAACCTTTTTTGTAAGTACAGACACTTCCCAAGACGTGACTGTCCCTCCCCACCTCTTTCCGGTGCTGTCGCAgccttgaaaaaacaaaaaaacactgacaatcaACCACCTGAGTTTTGCTTCATCATGGCCGTCATTAGCTTTCACCAACACAATTAGGCTTTTTATGCtgtaagaagaaaaacagaagcacaaagTCGCTGTTTTCATCATTAGGGCCTGATGTGTTTCACTGAAATGGTCTGATTGGAAAACAGCAGCCACTGATGAGCCATAAATAAGTTATGGTCATTTATGCTAATCTACAATACGCATACCTCATTCTATGTTAAACAAACACTTTATTTTCCCAATGAGAGGGGCTGGCATTTGTTCCCTGGGGTTGTATTACTACATCTGGCCTACAGCTGCGATCATAACTTAACGTCTCCATAATGGGCTTGGCCCTCTAAGCAAGCTGACCTGTTAGGCCTGGGACTGCTTGGCGGCAGTAATTACACATGTGAGCCATTTAAATGAGCATGATTAGCCAGTAACAAGCTGAAAGAATGAAAGGAGGTGATTAGGCAACAGTGTGCTGATCCATCCGCCAGTGGGAAAGACCAAACCGCTGCAGGTGAATATTTGTGTTACTTTATGCAATCATAGTTACTCTAATGATGTTTATACTTGTGGCGGTGAGCCCAACAATAACGAGAATCttaaattgtaataaaatgtagttttacaACTCTAATTTAGAGAGTAGGCACACCAAGGCACAGGGAAATGGAAGTGCTTTTATGTTTCCGTGCCTGCACAGGCAGATCACAAagtcaaaatatatttaataacaGCAGTTCAGTTGGGGTCCCTCACCCTGTGTTTATTTCAGTCTCTTGTTTAATTTAACCACACGCTTGTGTTGTCAGCGTAGCCCCTGAGCTATGCTCAAAGCCCCAGCATTGCCCTCtggcattttttttccctttgcaGATAAAGAAACCCCTGGCTTAGCATATCAAAATACCAGACTTTAATGTGGCAGGTTTATTTATAGAATGAAGGGTTTATAATTATTTTAGCATCAAAAGACATGGTGGATTGTGTCATTCTAAAGCTTGCATGTGTTACTCGCCATCATAATATCTGACAAGCAGCTCCAGGCACTTCACTGTTTACTGTGAGCAAGAGTCCAATTCTGACAGTGTTGTGTGGGGTTTCAATAACGCTCCCTCTCCAAACTGTTTCATTTTAGATATGCATGAGTTTAAACACATACCTTTGGAAACACATATACAGCCACCGCAGTCCCTCCTGCGGGTGCACAAATCTTTAATTACCCctgaaacaaacactaaaacttTTATGGATTAAATTTTAACAGCATTCCTCTGATCATTTTAAAGGGAGTCGTGtgcatcacagcagcagaaccaaaCACAAAAGAGGTAGAGAAAACCCAGCCACATGGCATCTCGAATGCTCTGGGTGACTGATGTGCACTCAACGCAGAGTGAACTACAGAGTGTGAATCTACTGTTTTGGAGCAGGCGACCGAATACGATCAAACGTTACATTAAATAGAACATGACATCAAATTAGACTCGGTGATTAGTGGCCTTAGTATTGGTCAGTAATACAGCAGGACACGTCTTCAGTGAATGCGCACAAGTGCACATACCCATGCCAAAACACACGTTCGATAATGATCCTTCACTCAATTTGAAAAACTTATACAGCAGCAGACCAGTTCTAGCAGCCATTGCCATTAATAACATATTAACGACGTATGTCTGCTTtgaaattataatatttttgcAGAGGCTCAATTTGAAATCCATCACGGGTGTGGAGGGCTCATTACTAGTATGTAGCCGAGGAATTATCGGAACAAGGCCCTTCGCTGCCTGTCTGTCATTACAACATTGTCAGATGTGCTTTGGCTAGGGGGCCTGTTAAAGGGAGCACGGGGACTTATCTGCTCAGctgtaaaatgattttctgtctcttcaagAGATAccgggagtgtgtgtgggggggtatCAGTGATCTGAGAGTAATTAAGATATGGGCTCACATCACACAAGGGCTTTGCACGTGGGCGACGAGCAGATAAAATTGAACGTGAAATAGTTGAGTTTAAAGGGGGACTGATTAATTACAAAACTCTCAAAGGACGGTCCACCCCCTCTTAAATTGAACTGCCATCCAATAGCAGCTGCTTTGAAGCCGATGACCTCAACACCTCCCCTTTATCTTTAATAGGCAGGTTATCTCGTTATTCATTGCAGCTCATCCATTCATTTGCTATATTGCTCTTTCTGCAAGGCTGGATACATCATTATCTTTGTATCAAGCTGTTCCACGTAAAGATTTTCTTTAAAGGGTAAAACAATTGTGTGCTCAATGGAATTTCAATTGAATTTATGATCCAAAACATATTTACACTTTCACTGCATACACCCTCAGCGCCAAAGATGGTGAATAATAGCTGCTGATGTCATTGttaaagaatattttcataCGTGAGAGaggtagatgagaagattgttATAAGATTGTTAACTGTCCATTATATATGTAGCCACAGCCAGTAGCTggctagcttagcacaaagactggaaatgggaaAACAGCTCTGTACAACCTCTtgagtcacacaataacatgttacactttatttctttaatcCGTGCAAAAATTCAATCGCTTAAATGACAATTCTTTATTTCACAGGGGGTTACCTGCCGAACTATGTCTTGCCTCtgagcagttgccaggcaactagCGGAGACTACAGGAAGTAAATGCTTCCACCCAAGATATAGTCCagtataaaacatttatgttatacttcagtttttgtatttattgaaCAAATGAGATATAGAATCTCAAACAATTGCTTTAACTGTCGCTTGTAGAAACATCAGCCCCCTTATGTGACGCCGTGTGCATTCGCTTGGTCAAATTTGGGATTGCTTGCGCTCAGTTCGCCACaaaatatttgttcatttacagCCTGATGAATTACGCAAACAACAATGGAATCAGTGGGAGGGAATttggaaataatgaaatatgctAAGAGAAGCAGCTTGCACAGGGCTTTCTTATGCATTGTTATCATATGCATTCCCTGTCATCGcctctctgtccacacacacatatatatatatatatatatatatatagtgtctCTAGTGTGTGTGCCTCTAGTAAAGCAGAAATGATTTTACAACAGCGGCTCAAAGAAGCTTTAGATTAAAGTGCTGATGCTTATCAGAGTTTACTGATATGATGTATTTAGAGAAAGCCCCCCTTCATTTACTCTTCCTCTGAGCTGCGATGCTTATGATTGATAAAACCTTCAAAGGGAGTAAATTGATTCGCGTCCTCCTAGCAGGGTTAATAGGCCACACTTATAAACACCGCACAAAGTGTTCAGTTTGCCTTTCAACCCCTGTCTCCCAGGGCCTCTGGACTACATCACAAAATATCTGGTTCAATGACGGATCTCAGTTCACTGGTTGTTCCACTGAATACTATTCATAGATGACTAACGATTCCTTCATATGGGACTAAGGCACCAGTACAAgcggaaaaaaaaagaaaaaggaggggatacgagacagaaagcagaagcGAAACAAATTTTGCAGTCCAGATAAAGGAGAGGTGGAAGAGCTGTGTGCTGTGCCTTCATGATGATATTTCACCCTGAACAAACAAGCTGAGCctcacagagagaggaaagcaTCGATCTACCCAGCTCCAATCATAATACATCCACTTTTCCCCAAGTTTACTTTCTGGCATTCTATCAGGActttataaattattttgggTGACAAATCGATCTGTTGCTTTGCCCCTCTCTCTGCTGAGCGAAGGGAAACTTGAttgtgagcagtgtgtgtgtgtgtgtgcttatgtaaatgtgtctgtgcgtgtgtgtgtgtgtgtgtggatatgctcgcatgagtgtttgtgtgtcgtcTGCTTTGGAGGCATCATCTGCCATCTGGCCTCAAAGTACAGGGGCCACATGGTGGGAAAGCAAATGTCACTGGTCAGGCCAGCCAATGCCAAGTACTGACAAATGACGTCAGGAGAAGCCCACACTGTCACTGCCCAAACAAACAACCCTGCCTCTGAGCCCGATCCCCTCCTGACCCCTTTGCCTCACTTTCATTTGCTTGTAATGATGGCGATAGTGATCTAGGAATTAAAGCTTATCCTAGCAGGACACTCAGCAGCATTCCCCCTAGAAAAGAGCTGAATGCCTAAAAACAAGTATAATATATCTTTAGGGATTAGAGAGAAGTTTAGGAGAAAAGCTGATGGCTGAACATGTGGGTAATTATGGACTGTCACCCCTGTCAGATCATCTAAAAAGACAACAGAAAGCACATCctaagggagagaaagagagagagaaaatagattGAATATCTACCTTTGAGCCAACTGTATTAAAGCCAGTGACATTTACGTATCAATCAGCTGAGATGGCAATGAAATTCTGAACACGAGCCAATGAAATGGTACCTCACATCTGCCAAACAAATACAATTTCAATGCAGAAGTAGATTAggtaatatattttatatcttgGATGCGATCCCACGTGCTCCTGCATAACCGTCACACAAATTGATGCCTGCCAATGATGGGCAAGGAGCTCTGAACGTGCTGGTTAATGTCTGATCTGATCCTCAGATGAACTTTACAGCTAATTTCTGTCTCTCCTTAGCCATCACTTCAGAAGCAGCTGGAACATAGAGGTTTCAACACTCGCCACAGCTTCGTTTTAAtttggagctgctgctgcacagacagtGTGAACCTGTTAAAAGCCTTGTGTTTAGATGTTCACGTAGCATCTGCTCAGCACCTCTGCAATGGGGACTGTGTTCAACAGATGAGGCGGGTAAACAATGCACTGCCCTTGGAAAAGAATTACTATTTCAATGAGGGTTTGCCAGTTGGGCGCCATGCCGTCTTTGGTTTTTAATTACACACTATGagataaacacacatctgtattTTTCTGCACTGCTGCAAGGCCAAAAGGAAATACACCAAGGTTGAACTGACAAGGCAAGGTGAGGGAAAGTGTGGTTCAGTTTCTTTTCATGGCCATGCTTTACATTTTCAGGCTCGTGTGCCAGTTTGCAGTGGTAGTTAAGGGACTCACGGCCGATGTTGCAGTGATGTACTGTACTCGAGGAGCTCTCAAAGCCCCAGAcacatgctgcagtgtgtgtgctttagctATaggcacaaacactcacagtgacagacacctccctctctcttctaaTCCCTTCTACACCTCTTCACCAGATGACAAGAGCTACTTTCCCTATAGACACAGTGAGAAGGAGCTAGgtgaaaaacaattaaaaacgtGCTAGTGGGTGGAACACTTATCCCCATCTCACTGTTTCCCATCCAGAGTTCACTGTTTAAAAAGATAGAATGATTTAATGAGTAAGGCTATGTTGAAAtggcagttttgtgttttttaccaGCTTGTAATGGCACTACTTATGTAGGCTTTAACATATTTGATTGTCTCCAGTGGCAGCAGAGAGTGAAGTTATAAAATTTGATATGCCTTTGATGCTAAAAAATACAGGTAGCATTACAAGTGCAATGAACTACATACCCATATGGCTCATTTTAAGCTTTCTGACAGCTAACAGTTGTTAAATTACAGATTATCCCAGCAATTCTGACAGGGATAAAACTAGTCAAACAGTCCTcaagcacaaacattagcctcCCACTCCATTCCCTGCCGTgaatagcacacacacaaaaacacacatataaatagCTTCACACTAGTGCATGGAtgtgtataaacacacatacacacacacacacacacacagaaggacaCCGAgacgcagacacaaacacaccagctgCCATATGCAATAAAGAAACAAGAAGACCTACTCTATTTTACACATCCGCAGGGGGTCAATAACTCATTAGAGCTGAGGAAAGGCAGAGGCAGCTGAGGGAGATGACGTGGTGGGAGATGGGCTGTGTGGCTGTGAGCTGTTCACCTGAGGATATCAGCATGTCACTGTGCCCAGAGGTCATGAGGACGATTCATGACTTCATTAGCAGCATGTCATAAAACATGCCAGGGTGTTCCCAGGCCTGAAATAGGGTACTATGTGTAATTTACTTGTTTTATACATCTCTAacctttttctccctttctggGATTTTTACTGCTCATCCTATTGGCTTCTTATTTATTACCCTTTTATCGCTTGTCATGAACTTTGCATCTCGTTGAAATGCtccataaaaataaagtttattatgaGGTTAAACTACACCTCTGTCCCACTACCTACCCAGTGCAGAGCGTTGGCCTATATGATTGTCTTTAAAGGCGCTGTATGCACTGAAGCAAATATTTGTACTGTAGATGATTCATTCAGCTTTCTTGTTATTTCTGGCTCAAAATTGTGAAATTGCTTCAATagtttcaattttttttttgagtttccCTATTGGTGACCCGAATCAAATGGTGGCTGCCCCTTCACTTCTTCCTTAACAAGCCCTGGCACGTCTCCAGTGAAGGGGACTCATCTGTTTAATCATCTCAATCACTGAGCTAGACCTGACTAAATATAGAATAAGGGAAACAGGCAGCAGTGTGGGCTACACCAGTGTACTACAGTGGATAGACCATTACTGCCAATGGCTTCAATGCAAAATGaagatgtctgtttgtgtgtgtgtgtgtgtgtgtgtgtgtgtgtgtgtgagagagagagtgtgagtgtgtgagcctacatgaatgtgtttgttttgggtgCATGCCTCCGTTACAACACtgagcacactgaaggacctgTTTACAAAATGTATCCTGTTACACAACCTAATCCCGAAGGCTTCAGCGTCACTTCAGTGGTACAAGTTCAAAATGTCAGCTGGCACAACAGGAGAAGAGCCTGATTATGTATAACCAGAAACCACTGGAAATCATTATGTCTGCatatgactttttaaaaaaagatttaagcACTTATTACACACCCAGACCAGAGATTTTCATATTTGAGCCGATGTCCacgtaaaaaaaacacaaaaacgcAGGATGAGTTGTTCAACCTTGTTAAGGACATATACTAATTACTTGATCCAAAGAGTAaatccataaacacacagacaatgtAATTAAATCATCTGCACTGTGTAGTGTCAACACCAATCATCTGAAATGACCTTGGGGCTTCTTGAAATGAAACTTGTTCATTAAGTATGTCCGCACCTTGGATGATGTCATCCAAGGTGCCATCCCACCACACCGCAGACCTCCACCATACAAAATGACTTGTCATGTAGAGTGTATTTGTTTATATACTCTGATGTTGAAGAACACTGGATAGAACTGTCTTTCCCTCGTTGAAAGATCTTGTAATAATTTTGAGAATTTACAAACCAAAAGCAAACGGATATGTGATGAACGAAAGGCAAAACGCTGTCAGCTCTTTTcacttcaaaactcattttatgAAGCAAACGCTGGCGTATTTTGTGAGAAATATCAGAAATGCAGaatattttttaacaaattgctttgctttgcttaaATTAGAGGATATGTGAGTGCTAAACAACCGCTTTGACTaccttttaaattaaaacactGTGGCTATCTGTGCTCTGACAAGCTTGCAGCTAGTCTGGCATCCAGCTCAGCTGGGACGCCTGTGTTTGGTGCCATTTGGCAACCGCTGGAATATTTAAATGCCCTGATGAATACATAGCCCCTGGGCTTGACTGCTCAAACTGAGCACTGAGTGTGCTCTGACATGCTCAGCATACACTAATGGGACTTCTGACAGTTCTGTGCATTCATCCTACAAAAACTCAGCATTGTGCCAGAGGCGGCCAGAGGCTGGCTGTGAATGTAGTGCACTGGCAGTAGATCTGGAAAGCAAAAGGCCACAGGTCTAACTGGTGCTGCATCCGCTGTGTCCATTAGCCGTCACTTATACTGTCACactgtccttgagcaagacactgggCCACTTCTCTCTAACTTGTTGCAATTTACAGAACAGCGCCTTGCATaggagaaacagctgttgtaaaTTTTCTAAAGTGAATGAAACTACGCCTCATTTCAGTTGGGTTAATGGACAAAGAAGACTGTCCATTTTCTAGAAgctcagcagctgtgtgtaCTTGGGCATGATGCTGAAGAAGATCTAACAGCTAACTGAGGATAGTGTCAAACAAACTGTAAcctgcacacactcagaggcACGAGAAGGTGTCGTCTGGAGACATGTTGAAAGCTCtggtgctgtccatggtgctgaaaaacaaaaaatgggttaaaaaaaaaaaaaaagggttaaaaCGGGAGTGAAATCTGTTGAAGGCTGAGTGGGTACGTGCTCTTCATCTCCCACTACGTGCATCTGAAGCCAAATATGGTTCACGGAGCAACACATGCTTCACAGTGGACACAGCTGTCTCGAATCCCCCTCGGAGATGCCAGTATTGTGTTATGGAACACAAGAGACATTTCATTGATTATGgttattttggaaaatgtcaGTAGAACAGTGTAGACCAATGATGTTGACCTTTAAGCTGTATAACTCTGTTGAACAGCATCACAGAACGATGCAATCTGGGAAACAATGTAGATCACGATTTGTTGCAGATCTGAAATCCATACcgtatatttatttctttaaagaaaaaaaaaaagacaagccTGAATGTTGCAGTCAATATATGTTGCCAAGAAACCGTGCGCATAGCATCCTGCAAGTGTTTTAATACCAGAAATAAACAACGACATCGCCCTGAAGTCCCCACACTGAGCGGCATCGTACTTCTTTATCttattgtctgtgtttgggaTTTTTACAacgagaaaaaaagaggaaaaacttcAAAAGACTTTATGCATTAATGTGGCAGGAGAACGCCCAAATTCATTCGGACCTCCACAGAAAATAAGCCGCCTTATTTAAGAATATTTCACATTAGGAGTAAGTCCAATTATAAGGGTTCACGGTGTGCAGCGGGAGCAAACACACCAACATACGCGTTAACTTGAGGTTTTGGAGATGCCGCCTACTTCTACCATTACGCATTGATTAGTGCCCCCAcggtgaagcagcagaggaattTTTGGGTGCAGATAGGAccactcctctctctgcatacgattttctctcctctctccacagtcGGAGCTCGGtggtgaggagagggggggggagggtggTCTTGCAGTCGACGAGAGGAACAGGAGTTTATTGAGGAGTAGCTGCAACGGGAGGAAAAACGCATGCAACTGAGCGCCGCTGGCTTGCGGATGgcaagaagagaggaaaaagaagagatcGCGCTCGGACGAATGACCAGTCTGTGCCGAGAAACTGCTGTGTGAATTGTTTAACTTGTTGATGCGACGTTATTCTACTGCTTTTCCTCTATCGTCTGGCTGCAGTGACAGATAGATGGGAGGCGGAATCGCAAGTATTCTCTTCCGTGGATAGGTCTTTTATTTAACTCGCCGTGGATGCAGTTTAAAGAGCAGCCTTCCCTAAGGTGGGTGGTTTTTCGTTACTCAgattttcattgaaaaaaaaaaagattcagtcCTGCTTATTGATGGGTGACGTTTTTTCGAAATCCAATTCATATTCTGCCGCAAAGTAGGCTTCCATAACTGAACAGTAACAATGAGGAAAAGGCTTCAGAGTGATACTCTACAGTGCTATGCGCAGTGTCAGTATAAGTAAATGGGTTTGTGTGTCTTCTTATCACATTCTGTTGAGCCCTGGTGCCTCAGAAGCCGTTTAACCATCAGTGTCTCTATCTGCTGTTCTTCCTGCAGATGCAATTCATCTCTGAGCCATAGCACTGTGATAACCGGAGCAGGGTTGTATTAAACACTATAGGTCAGCATGGCAGCAGGTGTAGCAGCATGGCTCCCATTCGCCCGAGCGGCGGCCATAGGATGGATGCCCGTGGCGACCACCCCGATGCCCATTCCCCCCCAAGACAAGAGGAAAGGCCAGGACGGACTCATCATCCTCAACGTGAGCGGGACCAAGTTTCAGACGTGGCGAACCACTTTGGAGAGGTACCCGGACACTTTGCTGGGCAGCACGGAGAGAGACTTCTTTTTCCACGAGGAGACGAACGAGTACTTTTTCGACCGTGACCCTGACATCTTTAGACATATCCTCAATTTTTACCGCACGGGGAAACTACACTATCCACGCCAAGAATGCATATCAGCGTACGACGAGGAGCTGGCTTTCTTTGGTATCATCCCCGAGATCATCGGGGACTGCTGTTACGAGGAGTACAAGGACCGGAGGCGCGAAAATGCAGAGAGGCTTCAAGACGACGAGGAGATGGACATGAACAATGACGTCACGCCGGTGAACTTGACGTACCGGGAGTACCTGTGGCGGGCATTTGAAAACCCTCACACCAGCACCTTAGCTCTGGTCTTCTACTATGTCACGGGCTTCTTCATTGCCATATCAGTGATGGCCAACGTGGTGGAGACGGTTCCGTGTGGGACTTTGCCCAACAGGTCAAAGGAGATGTCCTGTGGAGATCGTTACGCACTGGCTTTCTTTTGTTTGGACACCGCGTGCGTCATGATATTCACTGTTGAGTACCTCCTCCGGTTGATCGCAGCTCCCAGCCGGTACAAGTTCATGAAAAGTGTGATGAGCGTCATCGATGTGGTCGCCATCATGCCTTACTACATCGGCCTGGTCATGACCGACAACGACCAGGTGAGCGGTGCTTTCGTCACGCTGAGAGTCTTCCGGGTCTTTCGGATTTTCAAGTTCTCCCGGCACTCCGCGGGGCTGCGCATCCTGGGCTACACCTTGAAGAGTTGCGCCTCCGAGCTGGGCTTCCTACTGTTCTCCCTCACAATGGCCATCATTATCTTTGCAACGGTCATGTTTTATGCAGAAAAGGGCTCCACAGCCAGCAAGTTCACCAGCATCCCCGCAGCGTTTTGGTACACCattgtcaccatgacaacactGGGGTAGGTAGCTGCATATAAACCCATAAAACCTCTCACGCATGTTTGCACACATCAGCGCCGCAACTGTCTTATCGTCTCAATGAAATATACA includes these proteins:
- the LOC139201707 gene encoding A-type voltage-gated potassium channel KCND2-like, producing MAAGVAAWLPFARAAAIGWMPVATTPMPIPPQDKRKGQDGLIILNVSGTKFQTWRTTLERYPDTLLGSTERDFFFHEETNEYFFDRDPDIFRHILNFYRTGKLHYPRQECISAYDEELAFFGIIPEIIGDCCYEEYKDRRRENAERLQDDEEMDMNNDVTPVNLTYREYLWRAFENPHTSTLALVFYYVTGFFIAISVMANVVETVPCGTLPNRSKEMSCGDRYALAFFCLDTACVMIFTVEYLLRLIAAPSRYKFMKSVMSVIDVVAIMPYYIGLVMTDNDQVSGAFVTLRVFRVFRIFKFSRHSAGLRILGYTLKSCASELGFLLFSLTMAIIIFATVMFYAEKGSTASKFTSIPAAFWYTIVTMTTLGYGDMVPKTIVGKVFGSICSLSGVLVIALPVPVIVSNFSRIYHQSQRAEKRRAQRKTRLARIRAVKIRGTNAYMRYKQNGLLIDSLEEASKEAGQALVGKAPSPPFESQHHHLLHCLEKTTNHEFVDEQTFQSNCMEISVMNKSGSRASSLSSSPHGLSSCCSRRHRKKSSFSLPSTNNQELSTIQIRERPVVNSRSSLNAKLDETVPLKCDEPYITPSMVSLSAPVVTSSDGHSSTTTTAYSQSNIVRVSAL